In the Candidatus Mycosynbacter amalyticus genome, one interval contains:
- a CDS encoding ABC transporter permease — MNSVLLKTLWDRRWFTLGWTLGFTAFAALMTSFYPAMHQDGALDSLVANMPKAFEGLIGNLTYLKSFDTYLASQLFDIRLPLIAGIMAIILAQGISTNEERSGELRSVLALPISRTRLLLEKWVALLIITLVAVVGLGVGIYITVPVTTGAELEFTAFLKLGLMTWLLMVTYGTVAFAIGMMTGNKGVTSLVSILVIIGSFILSTFGSVVDWLADYEKFSLIHYFPATDIVQYGIAKKDVLVLLLVTVIMLVAAWAVFRRRNVR, encoded by the coding sequence ATGAATAGCGTATTACTCAAAACTCTCTGGGATCGCCGATGGTTTACATTGGGTTGGACACTCGGATTTACGGCGTTTGCAGCGCTTATGACAAGCTTCTACCCGGCCATGCATCAGGATGGCGCGCTAGATTCGCTAGTAGCAAATATGCCAAAGGCGTTTGAAGGTTTGATTGGCAATCTGACGTACTTGAAATCGTTTGATACCTACCTGGCGTCGCAGCTGTTCGATATTCGCTTGCCACTCATCGCCGGCATCATGGCGATTATATTGGCACAGGGGATTAGTACCAACGAAGAGCGCAGTGGTGAGCTGCGCTCAGTGCTGGCGCTGCCGATTAGCCGCACGCGTCTATTGCTCGAGAAATGGGTGGCGCTTCTTATTATCACGCTAGTGGCAGTGGTTGGTCTGGGTGTGGGTATTTATATCACTGTACCGGTGACGACAGGTGCTGAGTTGGAATTTACGGCATTTTTGAAACTAGGTTTGATGACGTGGCTACTTATGGTGACATATGGTACTGTTGCGTTCGCCATAGGCATGATGACGGGTAACAAAGGCGTGACGTCGCTCGTGAGTATATTGGTGATTATCGGCAGTTTCATCTTATCGACATTTGGTAGCGTAGTGGACTGGCTAGCGGATTACGAGAAATTTTCGCTCATCCACTATTTCCCGGCGACCGATATAGTGCAGTATGGCATCGCGAAAAAAGATGTGTTGGTGCTGCTACTCGTGACAGTGATTATGCTCGTGGCGGCGTGGGCGGTGTTTCGCCGACGCAATGTACGCTAG
- a CDS encoding ASCH domain-containing protein produces the protein MTIWESGRESKLLDDIIAGRKTVEGRLKRGKFAQYCVGDIIKLRRDIRDQDGVLCDGELDQARVKIVVIREYPNFLSLCQAEGYRRVIPHAASVVEAADEYNKYYSTNEQVDCGVLAVEIRTVHC, from the coding sequence ATGACAATCTGGGAATCCGGTCGTGAATCAAAATTGCTCGATGATATCATCGCTGGCCGTAAGACGGTGGAGGGCCGTCTGAAGCGGGGCAAATTTGCTCAATATTGCGTGGGAGATATTATCAAACTGCGCCGGGATATTCGCGATCAAGACGGCGTACTCTGCGACGGCGAGCTGGATCAGGCTCGAGTGAAAATCGTGGTAATACGTGAGTATCCCAATTTCTTGAGTCTATGCCAAGCCGAAGGCTATAGACGCGTTATTCCGCATGCTGCGTCCGTCGTTGAAGCGGCCGATGAGTACAATAAATATTACTCTACTAACGAGCAAGTGGATTGTGGAGTGCTGGCGGTAGAAATCAGAACAGTGCACTGTTAA
- a CDS encoding polyribonucleotide nucleotidyltransferase, whose translation MSTINPNGKEIISVSTELAGKTLTLEVNRVGFRTTASVLVKYGDTVVLGTTQIGSRPVKLDYFPLSVDYEEKMYAAGKISGSRFIKREGRPSDEAILIGRIIDRPIRPLFPKGFRAEVQVVASVLSMDPSFRPDMVAMIAASSALSISGAPFDGPVAGLRVGRVNGEFKAFLSPEEREQSDLDLVVAGIESGVVMVEAGADQVDEEVVIDAIAWAHEAMQPAIALQKELAAKVAKEAMEYELVLPNEAIQTEVDEWTHEKLGTKLHRPYPERNEMVNELRWSFHEEMTTKHGDEYEALHDEYDEAFTMSLHKDVRRGIVESQTRPDGRKLDEIRPLSSEVGILPRTHGSSIFTRGVTQGMNIVTLAPLSYAQIVDTMEVSDGERRYMHHYNAPGYTVGEVRRLGSPGRREIGHGYLAERAVLPVLPTEEEFPYAIRSVTEIMSQNGSTSMAATCSSVLALMDAGVPIKAPVSGIAMGLMMDGETPYVLSDIADAEDFAGDMDFKVTGTAKGITAVQMDMKLHGLPVEVLAQAIRTSTPGRAHILEHMLTTLAAPKPTLSPYAPRIEKIKINPDKIGAVIGKGGEVINKITAETGAMIDIKEDGLITVAAADTKNIEKALDWIRSLTEEPEVGRIYEGKVVTIKDFGAFVNILPGIDGMVHISQLSDSRVENVTDVLSEGQIVKVKLTGIDERGRLSLSVKDAE comes from the coding sequence ATGTCTACTATCAATCCAAATGGCAAAGAAATTATCTCTGTCAGTACTGAGCTGGCCGGCAAGACGCTGACACTCGAAGTCAACCGCGTCGGGTTCCGCACCACTGCGAGTGTACTTGTAAAATACGGTGACACCGTAGTGCTCGGTACGACGCAAATCGGCAGCCGCCCGGTCAAGCTCGATTATTTCCCACTCAGTGTGGATTATGAAGAAAAAATGTATGCAGCTGGCAAAATTAGTGGCAGCCGCTTCATCAAACGCGAAGGTCGCCCGAGTGACGAAGCCATCCTGATTGGTCGCATTATCGATCGACCGATTCGTCCACTGTTTCCAAAAGGCTTCCGTGCCGAAGTGCAGGTGGTGGCGAGCGTCCTTAGTATGGACCCAAGCTTCCGCCCAGACATGGTGGCGATGATCGCTGCGAGCTCAGCTCTCTCTATCAGCGGCGCACCGTTTGACGGCCCAGTGGCTGGTCTGCGCGTGGGTCGCGTCAATGGTGAGTTCAAAGCATTCCTGAGTCCGGAAGAACGCGAGCAGAGCGACCTCGACCTCGTGGTAGCTGGCATCGAAAGCGGTGTCGTGATGGTAGAGGCAGGTGCTGACCAAGTTGACGAGGAAGTCGTGATCGACGCGATCGCGTGGGCTCACGAAGCTATGCAGCCGGCGATTGCCCTGCAGAAAGAATTGGCCGCCAAGGTTGCCAAAGAGGCCATGGAGTATGAACTCGTGCTGCCAAACGAAGCTATCCAGACAGAGGTAGACGAGTGGACTCACGAGAAGCTTGGTACCAAACTCCACCGTCCATACCCGGAGCGCAACGAAATGGTCAACGAACTGCGTTGGAGCTTCCACGAAGAGATGACTACCAAGCACGGCGACGAGTATGAAGCACTGCACGACGAATACGACGAAGCGTTCACAATGTCGCTCCACAAAGACGTGCGCCGCGGTATTGTAGAATCACAGACGCGTCCAGACGGACGCAAGCTCGACGAGATTCGCCCACTCAGTAGCGAAGTGGGTATATTGCCACGCACACACGGTTCAAGCATCTTCACCCGTGGTGTCACGCAGGGCATGAACATTGTCACGCTGGCGCCACTGAGCTACGCGCAAATCGTCGACACGATGGAAGTGAGCGACGGCGAACGTCGCTACATGCACCACTACAATGCCCCTGGCTACACGGTTGGTGAAGTGCGTCGCCTTGGTAGTCCAGGCCGTCGCGAAATTGGCCATGGCTACTTGGCGGAGCGTGCTGTACTGCCAGTCCTGCCGACTGAGGAAGAGTTTCCATATGCTATCCGCAGTGTGACAGAAATAATGAGCCAAAATGGTTCAACATCGATGGCCGCCACCTGCTCGAGCGTGTTAGCGCTCATGGATGCTGGCGTGCCAATCAAGGCGCCGGTGTCCGGTATCGCCATGGGATTGATGATGGACGGTGAAACACCGTACGTGCTGAGTGACATCGCCGATGCCGAAGACTTCGCGGGTGATATGGATTTCAAGGTAACAGGTACTGCCAAGGGCATTACCGCCGTGCAGATGGACATGAAGTTGCATGGACTGCCGGTAGAAGTATTAGCGCAGGCTATTCGCACCTCCACACCAGGTCGCGCACATATCCTCGAGCACATGCTCACGACACTGGCGGCACCTAAGCCAACACTGAGCCCATATGCACCGCGTATTGAGAAGATTAAGATCAACCCAGATAAGATCGGTGCGGTGATAGGCAAGGGCGGTGAAGTGATCAACAAGATTACCGCCGAGACCGGTGCCATGATCGATATCAAAGAGGACGGCTTAATCACTGTAGCTGCTGCTGATACCAAGAACATTGAAAAGGCACTCGACTGGATCCGTAGTCTTACCGAGGAACCAGAAGTGGGTCGTATCTACGAAGGCAAGGTTGTGACAATCAAAGACTTCGGCGCATTTGTGAACATCCTGCCTGGTATTGATGGCATGGTACACATCTCGCAGCTCAGTGATAGTAGAGTCGAAAATGTGACGGATGTACTAAGCGAAGGTCAGATAGTGAAGGTGAAGCTGACTGGTATCGATGAGCGCGGACGCTTGAGTCTTTCGGTTAAGGACGCAGAGTAA
- a CDS encoding sensor histidine kinase, which translates to MSTILDTLARSTDYLDYGVIIADNQYKITRINDKARQLLGVQGEPTDLHEIASVLPQHTQFMEHVIHCGPNRLTCNFGDLDVHESHLSVYLSPIFDEQSKLLGRLLSIHDKSSDQSAKLIPALVHELRTPLTAVRGNASLLQEDFSQLFAEEVPRQLIGFVRSGSEDVLNMVNSILEMARLEDGRATFDLQVVQIGALITEAVQPLTVLVQQRNLALSVQQSELLGYPVVGDPAKVREVLTNLVSNAIKFTQAGSITISLAASPTMIEVSVTDSGAGIPPEEQASLFGKFFQTSNNPLRGDSSKSTGLGLYITKLIMHHMGGDIYLKQSTLGQGSTFSFTLDIATPERQAAMQQQLTDQAQGVKHVKLPDQASDSTQPKTKKWPWLK; encoded by the coding sequence ATGAGCACAATACTTGATACACTCGCCCGCTCCACGGATTACCTCGACTACGGAGTGATTATTGCTGATAATCAGTATAAAATTACACGCATCAATGATAAAGCAAGACAGCTTCTTGGAGTTCAAGGCGAACCGACGGATCTGCACGAAATCGCAAGTGTATTGCCACAGCACACACAGTTCATGGAACACGTCATCCATTGTGGACCTAACCGGTTAACCTGCAACTTTGGAGATCTCGACGTACACGAATCACATCTGTCAGTCTACTTGTCCCCGATCTTCGACGAACAGAGTAAGCTTCTCGGACGGCTGCTCTCTATTCACGATAAATCAAGTGATCAAAGCGCCAAGCTTATCCCTGCCCTCGTCCACGAACTCCGCACGCCGCTTACTGCTGTGCGTGGCAACGCATCACTACTCCAAGAAGATTTCAGCCAGCTCTTTGCTGAAGAAGTGCCAAGGCAGCTCATCGGTTTCGTGCGTAGCGGCAGCGAAGATGTACTCAATATGGTAAACAGCATCCTGGAGATGGCTCGACTTGAAGATGGCCGCGCGACGTTTGATCTCCAGGTCGTACAAATTGGCGCGCTTATCACAGAAGCTGTACAACCACTCACAGTGCTCGTACAGCAGCGTAATCTTGCCCTCTCCGTGCAACAGTCTGAGTTACTTGGCTACCCTGTCGTCGGCGACCCAGCCAAGGTGCGTGAAGTCCTGACCAATCTTGTGAGCAATGCTATCAAATTCACTCAAGCTGGTAGCATAACTATCTCGCTTGCCGCGAGTCCCACCATGATCGAAGTTTCCGTGACAGACAGCGGTGCGGGTATCCCACCAGAAGAACAAGCGTCTCTCTTTGGCAAATTCTTCCAAACATCCAATAATCCACTTCGCGGCGACTCATCTAAAAGCACTGGGCTCGGGCTCTACATTACAAAGCTTATCATGCACCACATGGGCGGGGATATTTATCTCAAACAATCCACGCTCGGTCAAGGTTCCACCTTCAGCTTCACCCTCGACATCGCTACACCAGAGCGCCAAGCGGCTATGCAACAGCAACTTACTGACCAGGCACAGGGCGTGAAACACGTCAAACTTCCTGACCAGGCATCAGATTCAACCCAGCCTAAAACCAAAAAGTGGCCGTGGTTAAAGTAG
- a CDS encoding uracil-DNA glycosylase → MDTLSTLDELRQQLLTQKICPNLAASATQLVMGDGNPDADIVFVGEAPGKAEDEQGLPFVGASGRFLNEMLEAAGLVRRDVYITNIVKYRPPNNRDPTPEEKREFWPYLMRQLEIINPKVVITLGRHSGMCFIPDLHISRDHGHARKVKYREHEFLVIPLYHPAAALYNGGMRQTLIDDFLAAAKLAETT, encoded by the coding sequence ATGGATACACTATCGACGCTCGATGAGCTGCGGCAACAGTTACTTACACAAAAAATCTGTCCCAATCTGGCGGCGAGTGCGACACAACTAGTAATGGGCGATGGTAACCCGGATGCTGATATTGTGTTTGTTGGAGAAGCACCAGGTAAGGCAGAGGACGAACAGGGGTTGCCATTTGTAGGGGCAAGCGGGCGTTTTCTGAACGAGATGCTCGAAGCGGCAGGGCTAGTGCGCAGAGATGTGTACATCACAAATATCGTGAAGTATCGACCGCCAAATAACCGTGACCCCACACCGGAAGAAAAGCGCGAATTTTGGCCATATCTCATGCGCCAGCTCGAAATTATCAATCCAAAAGTCGTCATTACCCTGGGGCGACACAGTGGAATGTGCTTTATCCCGGATCTGCATATTTCGCGTGACCATGGTCATGCACGCAAGGTGAAATATCGTGAACATGAATTCCTCGTGATACCGCTCTATCATCCTGCGGCAGCATTGTATAACGGCGGGATGCGGCAGACGCTCATAGATGACTTTTTGGCAGCGGCGAAGCTGGCAGAAACCACCTAG